One genomic segment of Primulina tabacum isolate GXHZ01 chromosome 9, ASM2559414v2, whole genome shotgun sequence includes these proteins:
- the LOC142556423 gene encoding methyltransferase FGSG_00040 produces MSEMESTQGAEMDEETMQELRSKAAELLLREEYKDSISTYSQFISLCQHFISEKKPDAAVLARLRKSLCLAFSNRAEARSRLMEVTEALKDCDLALRIERSHVKTLLCKGKILLSLNRYGMALECFEAANLETQGNENVDLVNGLLEKCKRLDFLSRNGGFDVSDWVLSGYRGKTPEFAEYVGAVEIKRSEISGRGLFATKNVETGTLLLVTKAIAVDRAIMPPGSCENSQLVMWKNFIDKVVDSTSKCSRINGLISMLSTGEDEENIEIPDIRCFRDSDISCEKLDLGRMLSILDVNSILENAISAKVLGKNVDYQGLGLWVLASFINHSCDPNVRRLHIGDHVVVHASTDIKAGEELTFAYFDVLLPMNNRREIAMNWGFNCRCKRCKFEENVFLKQDMRDIEMAFEKGVVDMGNVVYRLEEAMRRCMIRGKGKGYLRASFWQAYSHVFECEKSMKKWGRKIPLMDIVVDSVVEGVGSDERIVKVFMEGLKRGGINGVVEMEKTLKLGRGVYGKIMKKQALRSLLQFGVVPKNEV; encoded by the coding sequence ATGAGTGAAATGGAATCAACGCAGGGAGCAGAAATGGACGAAGAAACGATGCAAGAGCTAAGATCCAAGGCAGCTGAGCTACTGCTGAGAGAAGAATATAAAGACTCCATTAGCACCTATTCTCAATTCATCTCTCTGTGCCAACATTTCATTTCTGAGAAAAAACCAGATGCAGCCGTCTTAGCAAGACTCCGAAAATCACTCTGCCTGGCCTTTTCTAATCGGGCGGAAGCTCGATCTCGCTTGATGGAGGTTACTGAAGCATTGAAAGATTGTGATTTAGCACTGAGAATAGAGAGATCCCATGTCAAGACTTTGCTTTGTAAAGGTAAGATTTTGTTGAGTTTGAATAGGTACGGCATGGCCTTGGAATGCTTCGAGGCAGCAAATCTTGAAACCCAGGGTAACGAGAATGTAGATTTGGTTAATGGGCTGCTGGAGAAATGCAAAAGGCTTGATTTTCTTTCGAGGAATGGGGGATTTGATGTTTCGGATTGGGTGTTGAGTGGTTATAGGGGTAAAACTCCTGAATTTGCAGAGTATGTTGGTGCAGTAGAGATCAAGAGGTCTGAGATTAGTGGGCGTGGCTTATTTGCAACCAAGAATGTCGAAACTGGGACTTTGCTTTTGGTTACTAAAGCTATTGCTGTTGATAGGGCTATTATGCCACCAGGTTCTTGTGAAAATTCCCAATTGGTTATGTGGAAGAATTTCATTGATAAAGTTGTGGACTCGACCTCAAAATGCAGTAGAATCAATGGCTTGATATCGATGTTATCAACAGGAGAAGACGAGGAGAATATCGAAATTCCTGATATTAGGTGTTTTAGGGATAGTGATATTTCTTGTGAGAAGTTGGATTTGGGAAGAATGTTAAGCATTTTGGATGTGAATTCGATTCTTGAGAATGCGATTTCAGCTAAAGTTCTAGGTAAAAATGTCGATTATCAAGGTCTTGGATTGTGGGTTTTAGCTTCTTTCATCAACCATTCTTGTGATCCCAACGTTAGGCGTTTGCACATTGGTGATCATGTCGTGGTCCATGCTTCTACGGACATCAAGGCAGGCGAAGAGCTCACATTTGCTTATTTTGATGTCCTCTTGCCTATGAACAACCGAAGAGAAATAGCTATGAATTGGGGGTTCAATTGTAGATGCAAGAGGTGTAAATTTGAAGAGAACGTATTCTTGAAGCAAGACATGAGGGATATTGAAATGGCTTTTGAAAAAGGGGTAGTGGATATGGGAAATGTAGTGTATAGATTAGAGGAAGCCATGAGGAGATGTATGATTAGGGGAAAGGGAAAAGGGTACTTGAGAGCATCATTTTGGCAAGCTTATTCCCATGTTTTTGAATGCGAAAAATCGATGAAAAAATGGGGGAGAAAGATCCCATTAATGGATATTGTAGTGGATAGTGTAGTGGAAGGAGTAGGAAGTGATGAAAGGATTGTGAAAGTGTTTATGGAGGGACTAAAGAGAGGTGGGATTAATGGAGTTGTGGAAATGGAGAAGACATTGAAGTTAGGAAGAGGGGTTTATGGAAAAATAATGAAGAAACAAGCACTGAGGAGTTTGCTCCAATTTGGTGTAGTGCCCAAGAATGAGGTTTAA
- the LOC142556427 gene encoding NAC domain-containing protein 1-like — translation MVGRNCNELPPGFRFHPTDEELIMCYLRNQITSRPCPVSNIIPEVDIYKFDPWELPEKAEVGENEWYFFTPRDRKYPNGVRPNRAAVSGYWKATGTDKAIYSGSNYVGIKKALVFYKGKPPKGIKTDWIMHEYRLSDSRSLPHKQNGSMRLDAWVLCRIYKKKNLGKPDDQRVENTLITQIPSTNDPQPQKLFPRNFSLTDHLWQFDYMHENSYNLPFNVQEPTSNINNGNVPLDVEKTQTTQVQHPYTSSALNFQGSQHPIFLNQMYEFH, via the exons atggtaGGAAGAAATTGCAACGAGCTTCCTCCTGGATTTAGATTTCATCCCACCGATGAAGAATTAATTATGTGTTATCTTCGTAACCAGATTACATCCAGACCATGCCCTGTctccaatattattcctgaAGTTGATATCTACAAATTTGATCCTTGGGAATTACCTg AGAAAGCCGAAGTTGGAGAGAACGAATGGTACTTCTTCACTCCGCGAGATAGGAAGTACCCGAACGGTGTGCGCCCGAATCGAGCTGCGGTTTCGGGGTACTGGAAAGCCACAGGCACAGATAAAGCCATCTACAGTGGATCAAATTATGTTGGGATCAAGAAAGCCCTTGTGTTTTACAAAGGCAAGCCACCCAAAGGTATCAAAACTGATTGGATTATGCATGAGTATCGATTGAGCGACTCGAGATCACTACCCCACAAGCAAAATGGATCTATGAGG TTGGATGCTTGGGTGCTATGTAGGATCTACAAGAAGAAGAACTTGGGAAAACCTGATGATCAAAGAGTTGAGAACACATTGATCACTCAAATCCCAAGTACCAATGATCCCCAACCGCAGAAATTATTTCCAAGAAATTTTTCACTAACCGATCACTTATGGCAATTCGATTATATGCACGAAAACTCATACAATTTACCCTTCAATGTTCAAGAACCAACTAGTAACATTAACAATGGGAATGTTCCGCTCGACGTCGAGAAAACTCAGACGACACAAGTGCAACATCCATACACAAGTAGTGCATTGAATTTTCAAGGGAGTCAGCATCCAATTTTTTTGAATCAGATGTACGAATTCCATTGA